TCGTGGAACCGGGGCGCCACCCCCGCTTCGTAGTCGCGGATGCGCGGCCCCTCGACCTGATAGAGCCATCGGTCCATGCCGCGCCGGAACGGGAGCGAGCGCTCGATCCCCGCGGAGATGACGTCGGTGAGATCGAGGATCCAGCGGGCGCGCCCGCGGCCCACGTGCGGCAGCGCGTAGGGCGCCATGCGGAAGAGGTGCGTCACGACGACGTGGGGTCGCACGCGGCGCATCGTCTCCTCCACGCGCTCCCGCATGCGCGCGGAGCGGTAGTACGCGGCCTGGAGCGGAAAGCGCCCGGGGATCGCCTGCGCCGCGCGCAGCCAGGAGAGGGGACGCGGGAGCGGCACCGTGTCCACGCTCCGGAGGGTTCGGCGCAGCGGGGCGAGATCGTCCTCGCTCTGGCGCCGCGTGTCGAACGAAAGGAGGTGGACCGCATGCCCGGCTTCCGCCGCCGCGCGCATCATGTGATAGACGCGGAACCGGTCGCCTCCGACCGGCGGGTAGGGCATGCGCGACGTGAGGACGAGGACGCGCATAGAGGCCGCAGTATACCACGCGTGAAATTGACACCGGCACCGGCGTCCCCGAGACTCCGCCCCCATGCCCGGGACCGAGCGGCTCGCCACGTGGAGCAGGCGCTTCCAGCGCTTCGCATGGGGCGCGGGACCCGCGTTGATCTACGCACCCCTCGGCGTCCTGCGCAACAAGTGGCTCGCCTCGACCCTGTCCGCGCCCGGCCTCGGCGTTCTCGCCCAGGTCCTCGCGGCCATGAACTGGCTGGGACAGGCCGCCGGGCTGGGGCTGGGCCTGCCGGTCACGCGGCTGGTCGGCGCGGCACGGGCCGCCGACGACAGCGCGCGCGAGCGCGCGGTGATGCGCACGGCGCTCCGGCTCGCGCTCGGAACGTCGTGCCTCATCGCGGCGCTGGTCCTGATCGCCGCTCCGGTCCTCGCGCGCGCCCTGCTGGGCTCCTCCGCCTACGCCCCGCTCTTCCGCATCGCCTCGATCGGGATCATCGGGCTCGCCGGCGCGGGAACGCTCCTCGCGCTCTTCGCGGGCCGCGGCGACGTCCGCCCGCCGATCACGATCGCGGTCCTCGGCGCCGTGCCCGCGACGGTGCTGACCTTTCTCCTGGTCCCCCGGTGGGGACTCGCGGGCGCGATGATCGCGGCCGCCGTTCTCTACCCGGCGGGTGCCCTCGCCGCCATCGCCGTCCACCGCCGCCGGTACCGGACCGCGCTCTTCGGCGGGCTGTCCGGGGAGCGGGGCGAGCCGGCGTGGGCGATGGCGCGGGTCGGCGCCGCGGGGCTGGCGCTCGGGCTGCTCGATCAGGGCGTTCTCCTCGTGCTCCGGGCGCATTACGTGCGCACCTACGGCGCCGCCGCGAACGGCTTCCTGCAGGCCGCCCTCGCGCTGAGCCAGCTGAGCGGGTCGCTCTTCTACACCTATCTCGCGAGCTATGCCTTCGGCACGCTGAGCGCCGCGGTCGCCGCGGCGGGACCCGGCCCGGCCGGCGCCGCCGCGGCCGGCGCCGACACGCGGCGGCAGGGCCCCGCCATCTTCCTCCTCGCGGCACTCCTCTTCGGAACCGGCATGTTGATCTCCACGCCTCTGCTCCGGCTCCTCTTCTCGCACCGGTTCGATCCCGCACGACCCCTCATGGCCTGGGCACTGCTCGGCGAGTATGGCCGCGTCGGCATGCAGGTCCTCCTGCTCGGCGCGCTGCCGGTCGGCGGCCTGCGCCTCTACGCGCCGATCGCGATCGCGTTTCCGACCGCGTTCGCCGCGAGCTACGCCGTCTTCACCGCGACCGGATCCGGCACGCTGAGCCTGCCCCGCGCCTACGCCGCGGCCGGCCTAGTCGCCGTGATCGCCGCCGCGGCGATCATGAGCCGCCGCGGCGTGACCCTCGGGGTCCGCGA
This DNA window, taken from Candidatus Binatia bacterium, encodes the following:
- a CDS encoding polysaccharide biosynthesis C-terminal domain-containing protein, yielding MPGTERLATWSRRFQRFAWGAGPALIYAPLGVLRNKWLASTLSAPGLGVLAQVLAAMNWLGQAAGLGLGLPVTRLVGAARAADDSARERAVMRTALRLALGTSCLIAALVLIAAPVLARALLGSSAYAPLFRIASIGIIGLAGAGTLLALFAGRGDVRPPITIAVLGAVPATVLTFLLVPRWGLAGAMIAAAVLYPAGALAAIAVHRRRYRTALFGGLSGERGEPAWAMARVGAAGLALGLLDQGVLLVLRAHYVRTYGAAANGFLQAALALSQLSGSLFYTYLASYAFGTLSAAVAAAGPGPAGAAAAGADTRRQGPAIFLLAALLFGTGMLISTPLLRLLFSHRFDPARPLMAWALLGEYGRVGMQVLLLGALPVGGLRLYAPIAIAFPTAFAASYAVFTATGSGTLSLPRAYAAAGLVAVIAAAAIMSRRGVTLGVREALALAGGALLLAGVASRVLR